From a single Vespula pensylvanica isolate Volc-1 chromosome 24, ASM1446617v1, whole genome shotgun sequence genomic region:
- the LOC122637043 gene encoding troponin T, skeletal muscle isoform X19, whose translation MSDDEEQYSGRASQKDSGENIEFMKRQEQKRSDLDEQLKEYIAEWRKQRAKEEEELKRLKEKQAKRKITRADEEKRLAQKKKEEEERRQREIEEKKQRDIEEKRRRLEESEKKRQAMMQAMKDQANKKGPNFTITKKDLGGNLSSAQLERNKTKEQLEEEKKISLSIRIKPLEIEGLSIDKLRFKATELWDTIVKLETEKYDLEERQKRQDYDLKELKERQKQQLRHKALKKGLDPEALTGKYPPKIQVASKYERRVDTRSYDDKKKLFEGGLTEQQKEIIEKQWTQQKEQFLGRQKTKLPKWFGERPGKKAGDPESPEGEEDVKAAADDDLEEPQFDEEEEEEEEEEGEEKEEEEEEEEEEEEEEEEEEEEEEEEEE comes from the exons AGGCAAGAACAGAAGAGAAGCGATCTCGATGAACAACTTAAGGAATACATCGCGGAATGGAGAAAGCAGAGAGccaaggaagaagaggaacttAAACGTCTCaag gaGAAACAAGCTAAACGCAAGATCACCCGTGCcgatgaagaaaagagattggctcagaagaagaaggaagaggaggaacgtCGTCAACGTGAAATTG aggaaaagaaacaacgtgACATTGAGGAAAAGAGACGACGCCTCGAGGAGTCTGAAAAGAAACGTCAGGCTATGATGCAAGCGATGAAGGACCAAGCAAACAAGAAAGGACCTAACTTTACCATTACGAAGAAGGACCTTGGG GGTAATCTCTCATCGGCTCAATTGGAACGTAACAAGACGAAGGAACAactggaagaagagaaaaagatatctttgAGTATCCGCATTAAACCATTAGAAATCGAGGGTCTATCGATCGACAAACTCCGTTTCAAAGCCACCGAACTCTGGGATACTATCGTTAAATTAGAAACTGAGAAGTACGATCTCGAGGAGAGACAAAAACGTCAGGATTACGAT cTTAAAGAATTGAAGGAACGTCAGAAACAACAATTGAGGCACAAGGCTTTGAAAAAAGGTTTAGATCCTGAAGCTCTTACTGGCAAATATCCT CCGAAGATCCAAGTTGCCTCGAAATACGAACGTCGCGTCGATACTAGGTCCTACGACGACaagaagaaacttttcgaGGGT GGTCTGACCGAACAGCAAAAGGAGATCATAGAAAAGCAGTGGACCCAACAGAAGGAACAGTTCCTTGGTCGTCAAAAGA CGAAGTTACCGAAATGGTTCGGCGAGAGGCCCGGCAAGAAAGCTGGCGATCCAGAATCACCGGAGGGCGAAGAGGACGTAAAGGCCGCGGCCGATGACGATCTCGAGGAGCCACAattcgatgaagaagaagaggaagaggaggaggaggagggtgaggagaaggaggaagaggaagaagaggaagaagaagaagaagaagaggaagaggaggaagaagaagaggaggaggaagaagaagaataa
- the LOC122637043 gene encoding troponin T, skeletal muscle isoform X21: MKRQEQKRSDLDEQLKEYIAEWRKQRAKEEEELKRLKEKQAKRKITRADEEKRLAQKKKEEEERRQREIEEKKQRDIEEKRRRLEESEKKRQAMMQAMKDQANKKGPNFTITKKDLGGNLSSAQLERNKTKEQLEEEKKISLSIRIKPLEIEGLSIDKLRFKATELWDTIVKLETEKYDLEERQKRQDYDLKELKERQKQQLRHKALKKGLDPEALTGKYPPKIQVASKYERRVDTRSYDDKKKLFEGGLTEQQKEIIEKQWTQQKEQFLGRQKTKLPKWFGERPGKKAGDPESPEGEEDVKAAADDDLEEPQFDEEEEEEEEEEGEEKEEEEEEEEEEEEEEEEEEEEEEEEEE; the protein is encoded by the exons AGGCAAGAACAGAAGAGAAGCGATCTCGATGAACAACTTAAGGAATACATCGCGGAATGGAGAAAGCAGAGAGccaaggaagaagaggaacttAAACGTCTCaag gaGAAACAAGCTAAACGCAAGATCACCCGTGCcgatgaagaaaagagattggctcagaagaagaaggaagaggaggaacgtCGTCAACGTGAAATTG aggaaaagaaacaacgtgACATTGAGGAAAAGAGACGACGCCTCGAGGAGTCTGAAAAGAAACGTCAGGCTATGATGCAAGCGATGAAGGACCAAGCAAACAAGAAAGGACCTAACTTTACCATTACGAAGAAGGACCTTGGG GGTAATCTCTCATCGGCTCAATTGGAACGTAACAAGACGAAGGAACAactggaagaagagaaaaagatatctttgAGTATCCGCATTAAACCATTAGAAATCGAGGGTCTATCGATCGACAAACTCCGTTTCAAAGCCACCGAACTCTGGGATACTATCGTTAAATTAGAAACTGAGAAGTACGATCTCGAGGAGAGACAAAAACGTCAGGATTACGAT cTTAAAGAATTGAAGGAACGTCAGAAACAACAATTGAGGCACAAGGCTTTGAAAAAAGGTTTAGATCCTGAAGCTCTTACTGGCAAATATCCT CCGAAGATCCAAGTTGCCTCGAAATACGAACGTCGCGTCGATACTAGGTCCTACGACGACaagaagaaacttttcgaGGGT GGTCTGACCGAACAGCAAAAGGAGATCATAGAAAAGCAGTGGACCCAACAGAAGGAACAGTTCCTTGGTCGTCAAAAGA CGAAGTTACCGAAATGGTTCGGCGAGAGGCCCGGCAAGAAAGCTGGCGATCCAGAATCACCGGAGGGCGAAGAGGACGTAAAGGCCGCGGCCGATGACGATCTCGAGGAGCCACAattcgatgaagaagaagaggaagaggaggaggaggagggtgaggagaaggaggaagaggaagaagaggaagaagaagaagaagaagaggaagaggaggaagaagaagaggaggaggaagaagaagaataa
- the LOC122637043 gene encoding troponin T, skeletal muscle isoform X20, whose protein sequence is MSDDEEQYSDSGENIEFMKRQEQKRSDLDEQLKEYIAEWRKQRAKEEEELKRLKEKQAKRKITRADEEKRLAQKKKEEEERRQREIEEKKQRDIEEKRRRLEESEKKRQAMMQAMKDQANKKGPNFTITKKDLGGNLSSAQLERNKTKEQLEEEKKISLSIRIKPLEIEGLSIDKLRFKATELWDTIVKLETEKYDLEERQKRQDYDLKELKERQKQQLRHKALKKGLDPEALTGKYPPKIQVASKYERRVDTRSYDDKKKLFEGGLTEQQKEIIEKQWTQQKEQFLGRQKTKLPKWFGERPGKKAGDPESPEGEEDVKAAADDDLEEPQFDEEEEEEEEEEGEEKEEEEEEEEEEEEEEEEEEEEEEEEEE, encoded by the exons AGGCAAGAACAGAAGAGAAGCGATCTCGATGAACAACTTAAGGAATACATCGCGGAATGGAGAAAGCAGAGAGccaaggaagaagaggaacttAAACGTCTCaag gaGAAACAAGCTAAACGCAAGATCACCCGTGCcgatgaagaaaagagattggctcagaagaagaaggaagaggaggaacgtCGTCAACGTGAAATTG aggaaaagaaacaacgtgACATTGAGGAAAAGAGACGACGCCTCGAGGAGTCTGAAAAGAAACGTCAGGCTATGATGCAAGCGATGAAGGACCAAGCAAACAAGAAAGGACCTAACTTTACCATTACGAAGAAGGACCTTGGG GGTAATCTCTCATCGGCTCAATTGGAACGTAACAAGACGAAGGAACAactggaagaagagaaaaagatatctttgAGTATCCGCATTAAACCATTAGAAATCGAGGGTCTATCGATCGACAAACTCCGTTTCAAAGCCACCGAACTCTGGGATACTATCGTTAAATTAGAAACTGAGAAGTACGATCTCGAGGAGAGACAAAAACGTCAGGATTACGAT cTTAAAGAATTGAAGGAACGTCAGAAACAACAATTGAGGCACAAGGCTTTGAAAAAAGGTTTAGATCCTGAAGCTCTTACTGGCAAATATCCT CCGAAGATCCAAGTTGCCTCGAAATACGAACGTCGCGTCGATACTAGGTCCTACGACGACaagaagaaacttttcgaGGGT GGTCTGACCGAACAGCAAAAGGAGATCATAGAAAAGCAGTGGACCCAACAGAAGGAACAGTTCCTTGGTCGTCAAAAGA CGAAGTTACCGAAATGGTTCGGCGAGAGGCCCGGCAAGAAAGCTGGCGATCCAGAATCACCGGAGGGCGAAGAGGACGTAAAGGCCGCGGCCGATGACGATCTCGAGGAGCCACAattcgatgaagaagaagaggaagaggaggaggaggagggtgaggagaaggaggaagaggaagaagaggaagaagaagaagaagaagaggaagaggaggaagaagaagaggaggaggaagaagaagaataa
- the LOC122637043 gene encoding troponin T, skeletal muscle isoform X17: MSDDEEQYSSEEEVEEVRQPEKKIEDSGENIEFMKRQEQKRSDLDEQLKEYIAEWRKQRAKEEEELKRLKEKQAKRKITRADEEKRLAQKKKEEEERRQREIEEKKQRDIEEKRRRLEESEKKRQAMMQAMKDQANKKGPNFTITKKDLGGNLSSAQLERNKTKEQLEEEKKISLSIRIKPLEIEGLSIDKLRFKATELWDTIVKLETEKYDLEERQKRQDYDLKELKERQKQQLRHKALKKGLDPEALTGKYPPKIQVASKYERRVDTRSYDDKKKLFEGGLTEQQKEIIEKQWTQQKEQFLGRQKTKLPKWFGERPGKKAGDPESPEGEEDVKAAADDDLEEPQFDEEEEEEEEEEGEEKEEEEEEEEEEEEEEEEEEEEEEEEEE; encoded by the exons AGGCAAGAACAGAAGAGAAGCGATCTCGATGAACAACTTAAGGAATACATCGCGGAATGGAGAAAGCAGAGAGccaaggaagaagaggaacttAAACGTCTCaag gaGAAACAAGCTAAACGCAAGATCACCCGTGCcgatgaagaaaagagattggctcagaagaagaaggaagaggaggaacgtCGTCAACGTGAAATTG aggaaaagaaacaacgtgACATTGAGGAAAAGAGACGACGCCTCGAGGAGTCTGAAAAGAAACGTCAGGCTATGATGCAAGCGATGAAGGACCAAGCAAACAAGAAAGGACCTAACTTTACCATTACGAAGAAGGACCTTGGG GGTAATCTCTCATCGGCTCAATTGGAACGTAACAAGACGAAGGAACAactggaagaagagaaaaagatatctttgAGTATCCGCATTAAACCATTAGAAATCGAGGGTCTATCGATCGACAAACTCCGTTTCAAAGCCACCGAACTCTGGGATACTATCGTTAAATTAGAAACTGAGAAGTACGATCTCGAGGAGAGACAAAAACGTCAGGATTACGAT cTTAAAGAATTGAAGGAACGTCAGAAACAACAATTGAGGCACAAGGCTTTGAAAAAAGGTTTAGATCCTGAAGCTCTTACTGGCAAATATCCT CCGAAGATCCAAGTTGCCTCGAAATACGAACGTCGCGTCGATACTAGGTCCTACGACGACaagaagaaacttttcgaGGGT GGTCTGACCGAACAGCAAAAGGAGATCATAGAAAAGCAGTGGACCCAACAGAAGGAACAGTTCCTTGGTCGTCAAAAGA CGAAGTTACCGAAATGGTTCGGCGAGAGGCCCGGCAAGAAAGCTGGCGATCCAGAATCACCGGAGGGCGAAGAGGACGTAAAGGCCGCGGCCGATGACGATCTCGAGGAGCCACAattcgatgaagaagaagaggaagaggaggaggaggagggtgaggagaaggaggaagaggaagaagaggaagaagaagaagaagaagaggaagaggaggaagaagaagaggaggaggaagaagaagaataa
- the LOC122637043 gene encoding troponin T, skeletal muscle isoform X18, translating into MSDDEEQYSSEEEVEEVGRASQKDSGENIEFMKRQEQKRSDLDEQLKEYIAEWRKQRAKEEEELKRLKEKQAKRKITRADEEKRLAQKKKEEEERRQREIEEKKQRDIEEKRRRLEESEKKRQAMMQAMKDQANKKGPNFTITKKDLGGNLSSAQLERNKTKEQLEEEKKISLSIRIKPLEIEGLSIDKLRFKATELWDTIVKLETEKYDLEERQKRQDYDLKELKERQKQQLRHKALKKGLDPEALTGKYPPKIQVASKYERRVDTRSYDDKKKLFEGGLTEQQKEIIEKQWTQQKEQFLGRQKTKLPKWFGERPGKKAGDPESPEGEEDVKAAADDDLEEPQFDEEEEEEEEEEGEEKEEEEEEEEEEEEEEEEEEEEEEEEEE; encoded by the exons AGGCAAGAACAGAAGAGAAGCGATCTCGATGAACAACTTAAGGAATACATCGCGGAATGGAGAAAGCAGAGAGccaaggaagaagaggaacttAAACGTCTCaag gaGAAACAAGCTAAACGCAAGATCACCCGTGCcgatgaagaaaagagattggctcagaagaagaaggaagaggaggaacgtCGTCAACGTGAAATTG aggaaaagaaacaacgtgACATTGAGGAAAAGAGACGACGCCTCGAGGAGTCTGAAAAGAAACGTCAGGCTATGATGCAAGCGATGAAGGACCAAGCAAACAAGAAAGGACCTAACTTTACCATTACGAAGAAGGACCTTGGG GGTAATCTCTCATCGGCTCAATTGGAACGTAACAAGACGAAGGAACAactggaagaagagaaaaagatatctttgAGTATCCGCATTAAACCATTAGAAATCGAGGGTCTATCGATCGACAAACTCCGTTTCAAAGCCACCGAACTCTGGGATACTATCGTTAAATTAGAAACTGAGAAGTACGATCTCGAGGAGAGACAAAAACGTCAGGATTACGAT cTTAAAGAATTGAAGGAACGTCAGAAACAACAATTGAGGCACAAGGCTTTGAAAAAAGGTTTAGATCCTGAAGCTCTTACTGGCAAATATCCT CCGAAGATCCAAGTTGCCTCGAAATACGAACGTCGCGTCGATACTAGGTCCTACGACGACaagaagaaacttttcgaGGGT GGTCTGACCGAACAGCAAAAGGAGATCATAGAAAAGCAGTGGACCCAACAGAAGGAACAGTTCCTTGGTCGTCAAAAGA CGAAGTTACCGAAATGGTTCGGCGAGAGGCCCGGCAAGAAAGCTGGCGATCCAGAATCACCGGAGGGCGAAGAGGACGTAAAGGCCGCGGCCGATGACGATCTCGAGGAGCCACAattcgatgaagaagaagaggaagaggaggaggaggagggtgaggagaaggaggaagaggaagaagaggaagaagaagaagaagaagaggaagaggaggaagaagaagaggaggaggaagaagaagaataa